In the genome of Staphylococcus durrellii, one region contains:
- the ald gene encoding alanine dehydrogenase, which produces MEIGIVKEIKNNENRVSLSPSGVHALVEQGHSVVVETAAGFGSYFEDVDYEKAGAQIVNSQVEAWNVDMVMKVKEPLVEEFQYFRKDLILFTYLHLANEPKLTEALQENKVTSIAYETVQLPDRSLPLLTPMSEVAGRMSTQIGAEFLQKYKGGMGILLGGVPGVSKGQVTIIGGGQAGTNAAKIALGLGADVTILDVNPKRLQQLEDLFNGRVHTIMSNPLNIEECVKNSDLVIGAVLIPGAKAPKLVTEEMVKSMRDGAVIVDIAIDQGGIFETTDRISTHDNPTYKKHGVVHYAVANMPGAVPRTSTIALNNATLPYALQIANKGVEKVMKSNNELALGLNTYNGNIMNHEVASALNKEYYAYNTELV; this is translated from the coding sequence ATGGAAATCGGAATCGTTAAAGAAATTAAGAACAACGAGAACAGAGTGAGTTTGTCACCAAGTGGTGTGCATGCGTTAGTCGAACAAGGACATAGTGTAGTTGTTGAAACGGCTGCGGGTTTTGGTTCATATTTTGAAGATGTAGATTATGAAAAGGCTGGCGCTCAAATTGTTAATTCGCAGGTAGAAGCGTGGAATGTTGATATGGTGATGAAAGTTAAAGAACCATTAGTAGAAGAGTTTCAATATTTTAGAAAGGATTTAATATTGTTCACTTACTTACATTTAGCAAACGAACCAAAATTGACTGAAGCATTACAAGAAAATAAAGTAACGAGTATTGCTTATGAAACAGTTCAATTACCAGACCGTTCATTACCGTTATTAACGCCAATGAGTGAAGTGGCGGGACGCATGTCGACACAAATTGGTGCAGAGTTTTTACAAAAGTACAAAGGCGGTATGGGGATTTTATTAGGTGGCGTGCCTGGAGTATCTAAAGGGCAAGTTACTATTATTGGTGGCGGTCAAGCTGGTACTAACGCTGCAAAAATCGCACTTGGTTTAGGTGCTGATGTTACTATTTTAGATGTTAACCCTAAACGACTTCAGCAGTTAGAAGATTTATTTAATGGTCGTGTCCATACGATTATGTCTAATCCTTTAAATATTGAAGAATGTGTAAAAAATAGCGACTTAGTGATAGGTGCCGTATTGATTCCTGGCGCAAAAGCACCAAAGCTTGTTACAGAAGAAATGGTTAAATCAATGAGAGATGGTGCCGTCATTGTAGATATTGCGATTGACCAAGGCGGTATATTTGAAACAACTGATAGAATTTCGACACATGACAATCCAACGTATAAAAAGCATGGGGTTGTACATTACGCTGTAGCTAATATGCCTGGCGCAGTGCCTCGTACATCAACGATTGCTTTAAATAATGCTACCTTACCTTATGCATTACAAATCGCTAATAAAGGCGTTGAAAAAGTTATGAAAAGTAATAATGAGTTAGCGTTGGGATTGAATACTTATAATGGAAACATTATGAATCATGAAGTTGCAAGCGCGCTAAACAAAGAATATTACGCTTACAATACAGAATTAGTATAA